One Oryzomonas sagensis DNA segment encodes these proteins:
- the fliM gene encoding flagellar motor switch protein FliM, which yields MEKILTKAEIEALLNAVFDGRIEPEKELAKTEGTAVSYDLFNTEAHKGFVPNLDIVYDSLIRYNRVTLSNRLRKVVEIKKVGARSYKFDDFLQTLPSPACMAIFKIEPLKGAALIAFDSPLVLALVDSLLGGTGNSKGPVGNRLFTSIEVRLIEKIAKDILQDFEKAWAPLYATHMNLLRMEMNPRLVNIVPPEYQIVAMSLKIQIEETVGNVVFAVPYMTIDPIREKLKAGMQFDLMAIDPQWSYRLSSEILEAPLEVSVEMGNANISLRELLDLAAGDTIMLDKPCSSELLVKVEGMPKYDCVPGIRHGNKAIQITKIKGGSSE from the coding sequence ATGGAAAAAATCCTCACAAAAGCGGAAATCGAGGCGCTCCTCAACGCCGTCTTCGACGGCAGGATCGAGCCGGAGAAGGAACTGGCCAAAACCGAAGGGACTGCCGTCAGTTACGACCTCTTTAACACGGAGGCCCACAAGGGGTTCGTCCCCAACCTGGATATCGTCTACGACAGCCTGATCCGCTATAACCGCGTCACCCTTTCCAACCGGCTGAGGAAGGTCGTCGAGATCAAGAAGGTCGGCGCCCGCTCTTACAAGTTCGACGACTTTCTCCAGACCCTGCCGTCACCCGCGTGCATGGCCATCTTCAAGATCGAGCCGCTCAAGGGGGCGGCGCTGATCGCCTTTGACAGCCCGCTGGTGTTGGCCCTGGTCGACAGCCTGCTGGGCGGGACCGGCAATTCGAAAGGGCCTGTCGGCAACCGGCTTTTCACCTCCATCGAGGTGCGGCTGATCGAAAAGATCGCCAAGGACATCCTGCAGGATTTCGAGAAGGCCTGGGCGCCGCTCTACGCGACCCACATGAACCTGCTGCGCATGGAGATGAACCCGCGCCTGGTCAACATCGTCCCGCCCGAGTATCAGATCGTGGCGATGTCGCTCAAGATTCAGATCGAAGAAACCGTGGGGAACGTCGTGTTCGCCGTCCCCTACATGACCATCGATCCGATACGGGAAAAGCTCAAGGCGGGCATGCAGTTCGACCTGATGGCCATCGACCCGCAATGGTCGTACCGGCTCTCGTCCGAAATCCTCGAGGCCCCGCTTGAGGTCTCCGTGGAGATGGGCAATGCCAATATTTCCCTGCGGGAACTGCTGGACTTGGCGGCGGGCGATACGATCATGTTGGACAAACCCTGTTCAAGCGAACTGCTGGTCAAGGTTGAAGGGATGCCGAAATACGATTGCGTTCCCGGCATCCGCCATGGCAACAAAGCGATACAGATCACCAAGATAAAAGGGGGCAGCAGTGAGTGA
- the fliQ gene encoding flagellar biosynthesis protein FliQ, with protein MTPEFVVQLARRSFEATLLLAAPLLIGSLVVGLLISIFQAVTSINEATLTFAPKIIAVMVAMIIFFPWMMSYMSDFTREVYSFIATMRH; from the coding sequence ATGACACCCGAATTTGTCGTTCAGCTCGCACGCCGCAGCTTCGAGGCGACGCTCCTCCTGGCTGCGCCACTCCTGATTGGCAGCCTGGTGGTGGGCTTGCTCATAAGCATCTTCCAGGCGGTGACCTCCATCAACGAGGCGACCCTGACCTTTGCCCCGAAGATCATCGCCGTGATGGTCGCCATGATAATCTTTTTCCCCTGGATGATGAGCTATATGAGCGATTTTACCCGCGAGGTGTACTCCTTCATCGCCACAATGCGACACTGA
- the fliR gene encoding flagellar biosynthetic protein FliR — protein sequence MLPLLPFPSLRDVIVFALVLSRVAGIFAALPLFGGSRVPMNVKALLVFMITLVCFPVLKITPPPMPTDLFTLGLLALSEVMVGLTLAFIAQIVFVAVEFSGQIIGMQMGLTISSILDPAMGTQVQIMSVLQSLFATLLFLALDVHHVFIRAVVDSFSVIPIGGWHLTGGVITFLVQRTSDIFVIGIRLAAPVMVALLLASVALGIMARAFPQMNIFIVSMPLNIGLGFLIMGGTLLIFFHVLEVSFGNLKGQIDTLFRLMAKGG from the coding sequence ATGTTGCCGCTGCTCCCCTTTCCCTCGCTGCGTGACGTGATCGTCTTCGCCCTGGTGCTGAGCCGGGTTGCCGGCATCTTTGCCGCGCTGCCGCTCTTCGGCGGCAGCCGCGTGCCGATGAACGTCAAGGCGCTGTTGGTCTTCATGATCACGCTGGTGTGCTTTCCCGTCCTGAAGATAACGCCGCCGCCCATGCCCACGGACCTTTTCACCCTGGGGCTTCTCGCCCTGAGCGAGGTCATGGTCGGGCTCACGCTGGCGTTTATCGCCCAGATCGTCTTTGTGGCCGTGGAGTTCAGCGGGCAGATCATCGGCATGCAGATGGGGCTGACGATCTCCTCGATTCTCGATCCCGCCATGGGAACCCAGGTCCAGATCATGTCCGTCCTGCAGAGCCTGTTTGCAACGCTGCTCTTTCTGGCTCTGGACGTTCACCATGTCTTCATCCGGGCCGTCGTCGACAGTTTCAGCGTCATCCCCATAGGGGGCTGGCATCTTACCGGCGGGGTGATCACCTTTCTGGTCCAGCGGACCTCGGATATTTTCGTGATCGGCATCCGCTTGGCGGCGCCCGTCATGGTTGCCCTGCTATTGGCCAGCGTGGCCTTGGGCATCATGGCGCGGGCCTTCCCGCAGATGAATATCTTCATCGTCAGCATGCCTTTGAACATCGGGCTCGGTTTTCTCATCATGGGGGGGACGCTGCTGATTTTCTTCCACGTTCTGGAGGTGTCATTCGGCAACCTGAAGGGGCAGATCGATACCCTGTTCAGGTTGATGGCAAAGGGGGGATGA
- the fliN gene encoding flagellar motor switch protein FliN, with product MSDKPEENEPEQDRKNLDFILDIPLQVTVELGRTKLLVKDVLQLNQGAVVELTKLAGEPLDIFVNSKLVARGEAVVINDKFGVRLVDIVSPNERVEKIL from the coding sequence GTGAGTGACAAGCCTGAAGAGAACGAGCCGGAACAAGATAGGAAGAACCTCGACTTCATCCTTGACATCCCCTTGCAGGTGACCGTGGAACTGGGCCGTACCAAGCTTTTGGTCAAGGACGTTCTCCAGCTTAACCAGGGGGCGGTGGTGGAGTTGACCAAACTGGCGGGGGAACCTTTGGATATCTTTGTCAACTCCAAGCTGGTGGCCCGGGGCGAGGCGGTCGTCATCAACGACAAGTTCGGCGTGCGCCTGGTTGATATCGTCAGCCCCAACGAGCGCGTGGAGAAAATTTTGTGA
- a CDS encoding flagellar basal body-associated FliL family protein, translated as MAKDDQAAVETEGGGGNNKLFIIIGAAVAVAVILGAVVFMLGGKGDKKDKSKDEAKVEGKADTKAEGAKGGEAGGKDGAAASNIYPLEPFIVNIYDGQELRYLKVKVEMEMVGAGVKAEIDARLAPIRDAILVLLSAKTLQDIQDVQGKNQLKDEILGAINKVLPPGKIARVYFTDFVVQ; from the coding sequence ATGGCCAAGGACGATCAGGCTGCTGTTGAAACGGAAGGCGGAGGCGGCAACAACAAGCTGTTTATCATCATCGGGGCTGCCGTTGCAGTAGCGGTTATCCTGGGTGCCGTTGTCTTCATGTTGGGTGGCAAGGGCGACAAGAAGGATAAGAGCAAGGATGAGGCCAAGGTCGAAGGCAAGGCCGACACCAAGGCCGAGGGCGCCAAAGGCGGCGAAGCGGGCGGCAAGGATGGCGCGGCCGCCAGCAACATCTATCCCTTGGAACCGTTCATTGTCAATATCTACGACGGCCAGGAACTGCGCTACCTCAAGGTCAAGGTGGAGATGGAGATGGTCGGGGCCGGGGTCAAGGCGGAGATCGATGCGCGCCTGGCGCCCATCAGGGATGCGATCCTGGTGTTGCTGAGCGCCAAAACCCTCCAGGACATCCAGGACGTGCAGGGGAAAAATCAACTCAAGGATGAGATCCTGGGAGCGATAAACAAGGTCCTCCCGCCCGGCAAGATCGCCAGGGTCTACTTTACCGATTTCGTCGTCCAGTAG
- a CDS encoding FliO/MopB family protein has protein sequence MRGAVAALLLCLPSFACAESTTGQEFSFFSSFLQMIAALAVVIGLILVTWHVFNKFTRGATVGRSATKHIRLVESRYIAPKKALILVEVGGEYLLLSCTEDSLSLIKQIDMLEEIEVIPEGKGSEKGFAGILDRLRS, from the coding sequence GTGAGAGGTGCGGTTGCCGCACTGCTCCTCTGCCTGCCATCCTTCGCCTGCGCCGAAAGCACCACCGGACAGGAATTCAGTTTTTTCTCCAGCTTTCTTCAGATGATCGCCGCCCTGGCCGTCGTTATCGGCCTGATCCTCGTTACGTGGCACGTTTTCAACAAGTTCACCCGGGGCGCTACGGTTGGCCGGTCCGCTACAAAGCACATCCGCCTGGTGGAAAGCCGCTACATCGCCCCCAAAAAGGCGCTCATACTTGTCGAGGTGGGCGGGGAGTATCTGCTCCTGTCGTGTACCGAGGACAGTCTCAGCCTTATCAAGCAGATCGACATGCTCGAGGAAATAGAGGTCATACCCGAGGGTAAAGGCTCCGAAAAGGGCTTTGCGGGGATTTTGGACAGGCTACGATCATGA
- the fliP gene encoding flagellar type III secretion system pore protein FliP (The bacterial flagellar biogenesis protein FliP forms a type III secretion system (T3SS)-type pore required for flagellar assembly.), whose protein sequence is MTKRVCFLAVPALAVLLSATALAAEPLPFPSLNIGVGTASKPGDVAMTIQIFLLLTVLSLAPGLLIMTTSFTRISVVLSFVRTAMGTQQAPSNQVILALSMFLTFFIMSPVWQQINKEAYQPWKAQQITQDQAMERAVKPVRKFMLSQVREKDLALFVSLSKLPRPKNADDIPTLTIIPAFMISELRTAFQIGFLIYIPFIVVDMVVASVLMSMGMMMLPPVMISLPFKILLFVLVDGWGLVIGSLVKSFG, encoded by the coding sequence ATGACGAAAAGGGTATGTTTCCTGGCGGTCCCCGCCCTGGCGGTGCTCCTCTCCGCCACGGCCCTGGCGGCCGAGCCGCTGCCGTTCCCCTCGCTGAATATCGGCGTCGGTACGGCGAGCAAGCCGGGCGACGTTGCCATGACCATCCAGATATTCCTGCTGTTGACGGTTCTCTCCCTGGCTCCGGGCCTCTTGATCATGACGACCTCGTTCACCCGCATCTCGGTCGTGCTTTCCTTCGTGCGCACCGCCATGGGGACCCAGCAGGCGCCGTCCAACCAGGTCATTCTGGCGCTCTCCATGTTCCTGACTTTCTTTATCATGAGCCCGGTCTGGCAGCAGATCAACAAGGAGGCCTACCAGCCCTGGAAGGCCCAGCAGATTACCCAGGATCAGGCAATGGAGCGAGCCGTCAAGCCGGTGCGCAAATTCATGCTTTCCCAGGTCAGGGAAAAGGATTTGGCGCTGTTCGTCAGTCTCTCCAAGCTGCCGCGCCCCAAGAATGCGGACGACATCCCGACCCTGACCATTATTCCGGCCTTCATGATTTCCGAGTTGCGGACCGCCTTCCAGATCGGCTTTCTGATCTATATCCCCTTTATCGTGGTCGACATGGTGGTGGCCTCGGTCTTGATGTCCATGGGCATGATGATGTTGCCGCCGGTCATGATCTCGCTCCCTTTCAAGATTCTCCTGTTTGTGCTGGTCGACGGCTGGGGCTTGGTAATCGGATCATTGGTGAAGAGTTTTGGATAA